Proteins encoded by one window of Juglans regia cultivar Chandler chromosome 15, Walnut 2.0, whole genome shotgun sequence:
- the LOC109020070 gene encoding VQ motif-containing protein 8, chloroplastic-like: MRPAKFNGDDLHENSRREINGVRPSQLKIQKGSRFIHKSSSSTSISSVPCVNVPARRQQQQQQQKQPRPPVIIYTQSPKIIRTDAKDFRALVQKLTGMSSPSSSNNNHETDTAPIPPVRQPHKSSGESAFSVEGNRNRNVNPWSNDDNDSSSVLTDENSSGGCGVDFKASSFSISSANESQSHPHFADIPSFTPNDTYFSGWTGPVYQYPDFANISPAVFKFM; the protein is encoded by the coding sequence ATGAGACCTGCAAAGTTCAATGGCGATGATCTTCATGAGAATTCGAGGAGGGAAATCAATGGCGTTCGTCCTTCTCAGTTGAAGATCCAGAAGGGCTCCCGTTTCATTCACAAGTCATCGTCTTCAACGTCCATCTCTTCGGTTCCATGCGTTAATGTTCCGGCCAGgcggcagcagcagcagcagcagcagaagcAACCCCGGCCGCCGGTGATTATATACACCCAGTCTCCAAAGATCATCCGCACCGATGCAAAGGATTTCAGGGCTCTCGTTCAGAAGCTCACCGGCATGTCGTCGCCGTCAAGTAGCAATAATAATCATGAAACAGATACTGCACCGATACCGCCTGTTCGTCAACCCCATAAGAGCAGCGGTGAGAGTGCTTTTTCTGTGGAAGGAAATCGTAATCGTAATGTTAACCCTTGGAGTAATGATGATAATGATTCATCATCGGTTCTAACTGATGAGAATTCCAGTGGTGGCTGTGGTGTTGATTTCAAGGCAAGTTCGTTCTCCATTTCTTCAGCAAATGAAAGCCAATCTCATCCACATTTTGCTGATATCCCTTCGTTTACCCCGAATGACACCTATTTCTCCGGCTGGACTGGGCCGGTTTATCAATATCCTGATTTTGCAAACATATCTCCGGCTGTTTTCAAGTTTATGTAG